The following DNA comes from Thermococcus piezophilus.
TGAGCGCCATCCTTGGATTAGCGGGGCGGCTTCTCCAGGTGCTTGCAATTAACTATTACGTACTCGCCCTCGGCTTTTTCTTGGTTGGCGCCAACATGGGTCTCAGACAGCCCAACTTCTCAGCACTCCTAAGCGAGGAGGTAAGCGATGAGCAGAGGCACCACGCATTCTCCATAAGCTTTGGCCTGGGAACCCTCTTCAACGCAGTGGGAGTTTTGATAGCGGGATTTGCTCCAGATTTTCTCATTAACAGCCTTGGCATAACTGAGGACATCGCCTACAGACTTGTGGTTTCCCTCGCGCTCCTGCAGTTTGTACTCGTCATACCAGCACTCGTTATTATTCACGACGTTCCCGTGAGGAACCCCAAGATAAACTGGAACCGCGAGCTGGTCGTCAAAATACTCAAGTTTTCCCTGCCCAGCGCCCTGATAGGCCTTGGCGCAGGAATAACAATTCCCTATATGAGCCTGTACTTCAAGCTCCGCTTCGGGACAACACTCACATCAATAAGTGGGGTGTTCTTCATCCAGCAGCTCACCATGAGCCTTGGCTCCTTCGGACTGCCGAAACTCGTTGAAAGGATAGGTCCGGTAAAGGTCATAAGCCTCTTTCAAAGCACGGCAGCCTTTCTGTTCATCATATTCCCTTCAATAGAGACGTTCCTCCTGGCAGCGTCACTCTACATCCTCCGTTCCATACTGATGAACATAGTCTGGCCGATAAACGACTCCTTCATGATGGGCTTTTTCAACACCGAAGAAAAAGCCACCGCTTCGGGCATAAGGAGGGCTTTCTCCACGTTCATGAGAGGAAGTGGGAATTACTTAGGAGGCATTTTATTCGGCATGTCGTTAAGCTATCCTTTCTACGCTACAGCTTTCCTGTACATCGTTGCAACGGCAATCTTCTACTCATTCTTCATCAAGCACAATAAGTAGAAAGCTCAGCGGGAGAGTTCTATACCCCTTTTGAGAGCCTTGAAGTTTATCTCCCAGAGCCTCTCCCTGAGGGTCTCCCTTATTCCGTCCATGATGCTCTCCTTCTTGAGGGGAATCAGGCCCTTTCCGTAAGCGTAGCCGAGCATTAGGACGCCAAGGGTTCTCGGGTTGATTTTGTCAGCTTCCTCCTGAAAGTTCCTCACGTCTACTGGGCATACCCTTCTTAGGGCAGCCTCTATCTCCTCAAGGGAGGGATACTTCTCCTTGCCTACGAGGGTTGTCGCGGTGTGAATCGGGTGGGCGTTGATTATTGCGTAGCTCTCTTTACCGAGGAAGCGGGCGTTCCTCAAAGCTTCGGCCGGCTCAAGGGCGAGCATGAGGTTGGCATTCCCTTCTTCAATTAAGGGGGAATAAACTTCCTCACCAAAACGCAGGTATGAGAGAACGCTACCATAACGCTGGCTCATTCCAAGGGTTTCTCCAATTCTAACGTTATAGCCTTCTTTCATCGCGGCGTTTCCAATTATGCGCGAGAGGGTCAATCCCCCCTGACCGCCCACGCCAGTAATTATAAGGTTGAACTCCATTTGGACCACCTAATGCTGTACTATCTTGATGTTTTTAAAGATTAAGAAGGGCAATGTTGGCGGTCAAACAGTCCCAGCGCAGGAAAGCAGTAGAAAAGTGGCGGGACTCAATAAAAGGGGAGAAAAATCAGGCCTCCATACGGAGGCGCCTAATCACGAATTGTCTGTCGAGTGAAGCTAGGAAGCTGGCAAGTCTGGGACCGCGATCCTTACCGATGAAAACGTTGTAGAGCGCCTTGAACCACTCCTTGCTGTTTATGTTCCTCTTCTTAGCTACATCGAAGATGACGTTGTTAAGCTCGTCGACGGTGAACTCCTCGTGGGCTTCGAGCCATGCAGCGACTTCCTCCATCGCTTCAAGGATATCCTGGTTAAGATCAAGCTCGGGGACTTTTTTGAGGATTGAGAACTTAACGTTCCCCGGCGCGTACTTCTCGACCCAATTCTTAGCCAAGCAGATTCTGAGTCTAATTCTCTCGAGGTCTTCCTCGGTGAGCTTATCCGGGAGATGGCCCTGCTTCTTGAGGACCTCGATAATACCGCTTTCGTCGAGATGTGGCATTTGAACAAGGTTAACGAGGAACCTGAACGGTGCCTGCGCGACCAGCCTCTTGGGAACCTTCGGCATCGAAAGCTCGTAAGTTCTCTTTAGCTCCTCCTCTTCCTCAGGATTCTTGGCCTTCCCAAGGCCGAAGTAGATACGCTCAACCTTGTCGAACTCGTCGTAGAGGTTGAGCAGACCGAGGCCAAGGTCTATCTTGAGCTCCTTGTTGGGTCTGTGCTTGGCGTAGATAAAGCGAATTATTCCTGGCTCGAGCACCTCGTAGAGGTCGCTAAGGAGGATAACGTTGCCCTTGCTTCCACTCATCTTGCCCTTCTGACCCTTTATGCCCACGAACTCGTACATTAGCGTTAGGGGGGCAGGCTTTCCGAAGACCTTCTCCATTATTTCGCTGCCCGTGTCGTAGGAGCTCCCAGCCGCAAGGTGATCCTTCCCAGCGGGCTCAAAATCAACGCCAAAGTGGGCCCAGCGCATCGGCCAGTCAACGCGCCAGCGGAGCTTGACGTTGCCCTCGCGGATGTCCGTTTCTCCCTCGCTTCCGCAGTGGGAACACTTATAGGCTACCTTCCACTCGCCGTCCCATGAAACGAACTCAGCCTCCTTTCTGCACTTGGGACAGTAAACCATGACAGGCTGCCAGCTCTCTTCGAGAGGCGGCTGCTTGGCCCTCTCGCGGTACTTGTCGAGTATGGCCTTTATCTCGCCGCGCTTTTCAAGGGCCAGGCGTATGTCCTCGGCGTACTCGCCGGACTTGTAGAGGTCGCTGGCGTATAGGAAATCCACCTCGATGCCCATCCTGGCCACCTCTTCCTCGAAGAGGCTCATGAAGTGCTCGGCATAGCTGTCGTGGCAGCCCCAGGGGTCTGGAACCTCACGGACAGGCATGGTGAGGTATTCCTTCCACTCGCTCGGAACGTTCTTGGGAACCTTCCTAAAGCGGTCGTAGTCGTCCCATATGTGAATGTGTCTGACCTTCTTTCCCCTGTCCCTGAGGGCATGACCAACAATGTAGGCGGTGAAAAACTCCCTGAAATTGCCTATGTGAACGTAACCGCTCGGGGTTATGCCGCTCTCTACCACGTACTCCTCCTTGTCTCCCATCTCTTGGATAATCTTTTCAGCCATGTAGTCAGCCCAGTGCACCATTTTTTTCACCCGAGATAGCTTGGTGGAGGGGCTTTTAAGTTTAAGTTCGCCAGATAATAATAACTTCACGACGGAAAAATTTAAAAACTTTGGTAGTAAACAACTTTGGGACGTAAAAATAATGGGGGGGTCTTTAGATGGAGTTTGGGCTGGAAAGGATGCAGGTTTTCTTTCCGGCCTCGTTGGAGAGACAAGAAGAACTGCTCAAAGCAGGATTCAAGGTGCCCTACGATAAAGAGAGCGGCATAAGAACACCCCTTCCTGTTGCGTCAGATTTTTCCAGGGGAAGAAAGATCAGGAAGTCCAGGCTCCTCATGGCGAAGGAGTTTCCTGGGGATGGAAAGTTCGTGGAGCTTCCGCCCGAGAGGAGCATCTTAGGGGTGGGCGTCAACGAAAAGGGCTTTGTCAGGATGACGGTAAAGCCGCTCGAATACCACCTGGAGGACATGGGTTTCGTCTCAGTGCCCCCTAGAGTATGGGGGATGTGAGCAAGCTTTTCAATGCCGTTCTCAGCCTGCGAGGAGCTCATGGAGTTTCTGGGGGAGTTCAATGGTGAGGAGCCGAAAGGGTTCTACCTGGCGTCAAAGGGTTCAGGAAGGAGAATAGAAGTCTACGCCTACAAGGGGAGAAGCCGAAAAGACATCGGAATTCCCGTCTTCGGCTACGCCCTCGGCCTCCACGGGCTAACCCTGGCGGAGGAGTACCTCCGGGAGAAGGCAGAAGAAAACGGCGTGGATTCCGAGAGGCTGCGCTATCTGAAGCTCGGCCTCAAAAAGAGGAAGGAAACGAAGGCAGGTCTAAAAGTCGGAATAGTCTGGGAGGATGGGAAGCCCGTGGAGATAGCGATGAAACTCTCAACGACTGCACCTCGAGTCAAGATTCAGGGACTCTACGATGAGCTGGTAGGAAAATCTAGAGGAGATATTGGGGTCTCAGAAGAGTCCGCTCGGCTTTCGGCAGCTAGCTAAAAACACTAAGGCATTGAGCGAAAAGCATATTAACATTCTTTCATTTTTAACTTCAGGTGGAATCACATGGTCCCATGGCTCATCTACACAGTAATCGCCGCGACGTTTATACTAGCCGCGATATGGATAACACGGCATCTCGGAGAAGACTATGCATGGATCAACAGGAAAATCATCCACTTCAGCATCGTTCCAGCTGTCCTGATGTACTACCCGGGCTTGATCCCGAAGGAAGTCTTTAGTGCCGCAGCATTTATCTTCGGCGCCGTTCAGCTCTGGCCACACCTGAAGAACAGTGAGTTTTCGTGGTACCAAATCAAGCACAACTACGGGGAGGTCTTCTTCGCATTCTCCGCTTCAGCTGTTGCGTTTTTCCTGCCCCAAGAGTATGCAACGGCCCTGCTTTTGGCCATGGCAGTAAGTGACGGGGTTACAGGAATAATCAGGCATCACTATTTCAAACGGCATGGTTTCAACGTCAAGCTCAAGAAGCACTGGACCGGAAGCCTCGGCTACATAGTAACTGCCGCGATAATAGCCTTCGCACTGCTCGATGCGGGAGCAATAATGAAAATAGCATGGGCGGGAATTCTGATGCTTGCAGAGTACCAACCCTACGTGGATGACAACTTGGCCGTTCCACTCGTGGGAAGCGTCCTCTTTTTAGCGTTTTAGCTCGCCCACCTGACTTTTAGACTGTCCTTCTTTACCTTTTTGAACTCCTCAACGAGGGCCTTTCCAGTTCTATCCATGAAGCCATCGACATCGTTGATTCCAATCTCTTTTAGGCCGATGGCATCGATGCCCTTGGGAATCCCCTTCGCCTCGACGTTGATGCCGATGTGAATCTTGATGCTGACAGGTGAAACCGTGGCTATAGAGATGCTAAGCTTCTTACCGTTCACGTAGATGTCATCACCTTTCCTAACGGTTTTGATGCCGTAACCACCAAGAACTTCGCATAGCTTGGCTATGAAGAGCTTCTGAAGGGTTGAGGCCAAGAGGACGTTGGGAAAGTCGAAAACCTCAATGATGTAGTGCACCATGTCGTCGCTCCTGATCTCTTTCTTTGCCCGTAAATCTTCAATATCTATCATCTCTTCGACCTTGACGTCGCACTTCCCCCTGAAGACGACGAGTGAGTTGCCAAGTATTCCAAAGTTTCGGTAGGCCCAGTGGCTCTGGATTGCAGAGCCGTCGTAGTCAATACACTTGTCCGTAACTACGAGCAGCTCCATCACGAACCCTCCAACAATTTTTTCAGCTCGTCAACCCATCAACGTCCACCCACATATGGATGAAATCAACGTTATGAACCTTTAAAAGGATTTTATCAGTGTGGAATGTTCTGTCATCTATGCAGATCGCTCCCTCGATTTCGTGGCCAATCGATGGAAGCTCTTTTGGGAAAAAGTAATCCCACAACCCGAAGCCCTCGAGAATAGACCAGACTTTTTCTTCGAGGTTCCAGCTGGCTATACTCAGAATAAAGCGCTCGCTCATTCGAGAAAATCACGGATACCATGAAACGGTAGAGTTCTTCACATGGACATCAATGAGATAATCACCATAGAACTCGCAGGGCGGATTTAGAAGAGAGACATCTCCACGATCATGTAGCCAAGGTTAGAATCCACAGGCAAGTTTTAACGATTGCAATTGAAGTGCACAGAAGCGCGAGAAGTTAAAGACTTTGAGGACCGTGCATAGGCGGATTGACCTATCAAATGCCCAGCCCTCCTTTCGAGGGCAGAAACCTCGGGCTGTTGGGAGCGGCAGGCTGAACGGGTCGGTTTCCCTTCCCGCTTACACCCCCGCCCCATCAAACGGGTCTTCTTCCCGAGCCCTCGTCCCAGGCAAAGGACCGGTCGCCCGACCCCCTGTCGCCTGAGAGTGGCCGCCTATTTTCGGGGACCGCTTCGGCCTTAGATGCTTTCAGGCCTTATCGGACGCGGCGTAGCTGCCCGGCTATGCCCTGTAGGACAACCGGTAGACCAGAGGCCGCGGCTCCCTGTTCCTCTCGTACTGGGGGAGCCTTCCCCTCAGGCGGCCAACACCTCCGGTAGATAGCATCCGACCTGTCTCACGACGGTCTAAACCCAGCTCACGTTCCCCTTTAATGGGTGAACACCCCCACCCTTGGCCCCTGCTGCAGGGCCAGGATGGGAAGAGCCGACAGCGAGGTAGCAAGCCTCGGGGTCGATATGGGCTCTCGCCCGAGACGACTCTGTTATCCCCAGGGTAGCTTTTCTGTCATCCCTGGCCCCCACCGGGGAGGCACAGGGGTTCGCTAGGCCACGCTTTCGCGGCTGGACCCGCCTCTGTTACGGGTCCAGTCAGGCCGGCTTTTGCCCTTGCACTCTACGGCGGATTCCTGACCCGCCTGAGCCGACCTTAGGGCACCCTCGATACCTTTTCGAGGGTGTGCCGCCCCAGCCAAACTGCCCACCTACCGCTGTCCCCCTATTGGGGTTAGCCGTACGGCAGAGGGTGGGCGGTGTCTCATGGACGGCTCCACCCGCCCCGGAGGACGGGCTTCGACGCCTCCCGCCTACGCTGCGCACCCCCCGCCGTACGGCAACGGCAGGCTGCAGTAAAGCTCCATGGGGTCTTCGCTTCCCACCGGAGGTCCCAGGCATATGCGCCTGGCAGTGGTTTCGCCGGGCCCCAGCCGGGGACAGTGGGGACCTCGTTACGCCATTCATGCAGGTCGGCATTTAACCGACAAGGAATTTCGCTACCTTAAGAGGGTTATAGTTACCCCCGCCGTTTACCGGTGCTTCACCCGGTTGGACCCGGGCTTCACATACCGGCACTGGGCAGGCGTCGGCCCCAGTACAAACCCTTTCGGGCTAGCTGGGACCTGTGTTTTTACTAAACAGTCGGGCCCCCCTAGTCACTGCGACCTGCGAGTTGCGCACCCGCAGGCACCCCTTCTCCCGAAGTTACGGGGCCAATTTGCCGAGTTCCCTCGGCTGGGTTTCCCCCGACACGCCTTAGGCTTCTCACCCAGGGGCACCAGTGTCGGTTCTCGGTACGGTCGCGGTGGATCGTTCCCAGAGGGCTTTTCACGGGCCCCAGGGATCGGCGGAACCCCCCTTACGGGAGGCCATTCGCGCTTTCACCCGGTTCTCACCATTACGGTACTCCCCGGGCTTATACGCTTAGCCGGCCTTGTGGACCGGTCCGCCTACCCCGAGGCGTCACCCTCTGGGCTTGCGTTGCCGCATCTACCACCGCGGTACGGGAATATAAACCCGTTTCCCTTTCGCCAGCTCCGAGTTACGGGCTGGCTTAGGACCGACTAACCCACGGCTGACGATCATTGCCGTGGAACCCTGGCCCCTTCGGCGGCCGGGATTCTCACCCGGCTATGCTGCTACTCCCGGCAGGATCCACAATACCGACGGGTCCACTGGACCTTACGGCCCAGCTTCCACCCCATCGGCACGCCCGCCTACCCGATCACGGACCAATCGGTCCGTGCGCCGGGGTCTCGGCGGCCGGCTTAAGCCCCGTCCATTTTCGGGGCCCCTGACCTCGACGGGTGAGCTGTTACGCACTCTTTAAAGGATGGCTGCTTCTAAGCCTACCTCCCCGCTGTCTAAGGCCAGGGACACCCTTTGGAGTAACACTTAGCCGGCACTTAGGGGCCTTAACCCCGGTCTGGGTTGTTCCCCTCTCGGGTGACGGCTTACACCGCCCCCCTACTCCGGCCATCTACGGCGGTAGTGGGTTCGGAGTTTGACAGGGAGCCGGGGGATTTCTCCCCCTAAACCCCCAATCAGTGCTCTACCCCACCACCTACCTCCGGCCGGGCTATCCTGAGGGATAATTCGACGGGAACCAGCTATCGCCGGCCTCGATTGGCCTTTCACCCCTAGCCCGAGGTCACGGGAGCGAATTGCACGTCAGCATCCCTAGCGGGCCTCCATCCCTCTGTTGAGGGACTTCACCCTACCCCGGGCTAGATCGACCGGCTTCGGGTCTCACGGCCGTGACTCCGGGCGCTTTCACACCCCGTCCCTCGGCAAGCGCCTGCGGACCTGTCGGTTTCCCTGTGGCTTCGGGGCTTAACCCCCTTAACCTCGCCACGGCCGTGAACTCCCTGCCCCGTGATCCAAGACGGACGGTGCAACCCCGGTCCTCTCCCCTCGTACTCCCGCGTCGCCGCGGTTTCCTTCGGAGAGACTCAACCCTTTCGGGCCGCACCCACCTATCGCCGCCTGGTTTCAGGCTCTTTTCACCCCCTACCAGGGGTGCTTTTCAGCTTTCCCTCACGGTACTAGTTCGCTATCGGTCTCGGGACGTATTTAGGGTTGGGAGCCGATGCCTCCCAGCTTCCCGCCGGATATCCGACCGACGGTACTCAGGAACCCTGCAGGAGCCTGAGGGCTTACGCCTACGGGGCTTTCACCCTCTACGGCGCCGCGTTCCAGCGGACTTCGGCTTCACCCTCGAGGCTCCGACGCAGGGCCCTACAACACCACATCCCCTCCGGGTTTCCCCAGAGGGTTCAGTTTGCCCTATGCCGCTTTCGGTCGCCCCTACTCACGGCATCGCTTTTGCTTTCTTTTCCTGCGGGTACTAAGATGTTTCAATTCCCCGCGTTCCCCCTCCCGACTGGGAGTGCGGCAAGAGCCGCGGGAGGTCCCATTCGGGAATCCCCGGTTCGACGGCTGCCTGCGCCTCGCCGAGGCTTATCGCAGCTTGCCACGCCCTTCGTCGGCGCCCCGAGCCGAGCCATCCACCAGGCGGCTTAGGTTTTCTACCCTCTACTTAGAGGGCTGGGCATTTTTTGGGTCAATCCACCTATGCACGGTCCTCATCGTGACCCCTGTTCGGAGCCTAGGACCCTTCCACCCCGAGCTGTGCTCGGGATGTGCACCTCTTCGTGGTGGACCGGCCGGGATTCGAACCCGGGGCCTTCGGCTTGCAAAGCCGACGCTCTCCCAGGCTGAGCTACCGGCCCACGGATGGCAGGCCCGACATCCCTTAAACCCCCCGGACGGATTTCCAGCGATAGGAGGTGATCGAGCCGTAGGTTCCCCTACGGCTACCTTGTTACGACTTCTCCCCCCTCACGGAGCCCAGGCTCGACCCGACCTCCCCGAAGGGAGATCAGGCCTCACCCAGACCCCGCTCGGGTGGAGTGACGGGCGGTGTGTGCAAGGAGCAGGGACGTATTCGCCGCGTGATGATGACACGCGGGTACTAGGGATTCCAGCTTCACGCGGGCGAGTTGCAGCCCGCGATCCGAACTGGGGGCGGGTTTAGGGGATTTCCTTCCCCTTTCGGGGTCGGCTCCCATTGTCCCGCCCATTGTAGCGCGCGTGTAGCCCGGGGGTTTCGGGGCATACTGACCTACCGTCGCCCGCTCCTTCCTCCGGCTTATCGCCGGCGGTCCCCCCAGAGTGCCTCCTCCCCAGCGGGGAGGACTGGCAACTGGGGGCGCGGGTCTCGCTCGTTACCACACTTAAGTGGACGCCTCACGGTACGAGCTGACGGCGGCCATGCACCTCCTCTCGGCGTGTCCGGCAAGACCTTCAGCCTGGCCTTCATCCTGCCGTCGCCCCCGGTGAGGTTCCCGGCGTTGAATCCAATTAAACCGCACGCTCCACCCCTTGTAGTGCTCCCCCGCCAATTCCTTTAAGTTTCAGCCTTGCGGCCGTACTCCCCAGGCGGCGGGCTTAACGGCTTCCCTTCGGCACCGGGCGAGCTCGAAGCTCGCCCGACACCTAGCCCGCATCCTTTACAGCCAGGACTACCCGGGTATCTAATCCGGTTCGCTCCCCTGGCCTTCGTCCCTCACCGTCGGACCCGTTCCAGCCGGGCGCCTTCGCCACTGGCGGTCCCCCTGGGATTATAGGATTTCACCCCTACCCCAGGGGTACCCCCGGCCTCTCCCGGTCCCAAGGCCCGCAGTATCCCCAGCAAGCCCCACGGTTGAGCCGTGGGATTTCGCCAGGGACTTACGGGCCCGGCTACGGACGCTTTAGGCCCAATAATAGCGGCCACCACTCGGGCCGCCGGTATTACCGCGGCGGCTGCCACCGGCCTTGCCCAGCCCTTATTCCCGGAGCTCTTTACACTCCGGAAAAGCCGTGGCGATGCCACGGCACTGGGGGTCCCCCCGTCGCGGTTTCCCGCATTGCGGAGGTTTCGCGCCTGCTGCGCCCCGTAGGGCCTGGACCCGTGTCTCAGTGTCCATCTCCGGGCTCCCACTCTCATGGCCCGTACCGATCTTCGGCTTGGTGGGCCGTTACCCCACCAACTACCTAATCGGCCGCCGGCCCATCCTCGGGCGAGCCGAAGCCCCTTTCGGCCTGAGGACCTTCCAGTACCTCAGGCCTATGGGGGATTAGCCCCAGTTTCCCGGGGTTATCCCCCTCCCGAGGGTAGGTTACCGACGTGTTACTGAGCCGTCCGCCGGTGCGCGCAAGGCGCCCCATGACTCGCATGGCTTAGTCGGACCCCCATAGCAGTGGCCTCCGGCAGGATCAACCGGAATTAAGCAAGGAGTACGGCCGGTGGGACTTCCCATGGCGGGAAGTACCAAATTCCGTCCGGGGTTTAGTCGGGATGTCGGGCCTGCCTTACCCCCGAGGGGTCCGCCTTTCGGCGTTTCCTCGGGAGCGCACCTCTTGTGACCCAGGCTGGAGGGCGGGGTTCATCTTGGGTGCTTTGCACCCTTTCCCCCCGACGCCGCCGTCTGGCGCCTGGGTGTTCCGCGCCCTGTTTGGGCGCTCCACCCAATAGGGGCGAACTCCAACAGTGAAAAATTTTTGCAAAACCTTTGAGGGGGCAGATTTTTGAAAAAGAAGATGTTAAAAAGCGTTTCAAAAATTCAAAAATTTTAACATAAAAATGATAAACCATTGGGAAGCTCCCATCCACTCCCTCAACTCCCAGAGTTATGTGGTGAAGCATCATGGCGTGAGAGAGAAGCCAGCACGTATGGCATCCATCATACTCATCCTGATGGCCGAGTTGGTAATCCTGCTGTTGCTTACCTACGGAAGCCTCGGCCACTGGATACTGGACTTTCTGGCACTCGTCCCACTGCCCCTCAAAAAATATCCTCCTGACAAACTGAACGACGTGCGTTTACGTTGAGGAGTATCTCACAGGCTACCGTTGCATACTGAAGGTTTTCGAGAGAAAATGCAAAGAGAGATTTGAAAGGGTCGTGAAGAAGAGTTAAAGCGCCAGTATATCAGGCACGATGCTTATCCTCGAAACCGGCGTCGGTATGGTGTTCGTAACCGCGAGCTCGTCAACGGCTCTGCTGACGCGCTCAATAGCGCCCTCGGCAAAGACACCGTGGGTTGCCGCAACGAATATCTTTTCGGCCCCCCTCGCTCTGAGCAGGTTGGCTGCCTTAACCATCGTCCCGCCCGTGCTGATGATGTCATCAACTATGAGGACGTTCTTCCCGACCACGTCTATATCCACGGGCCACATCTTCACTTCCCTCGGCGAAACGCGCTTCTTCTCAAAGTGGCTGTACTCAAGGCCGAGCTTTTCCGCCACAGCTCTGGCCCTCGCGCGCGCGCCCTTATCGGGGGCAAGGACTACACCATCGCCGAGCTTATCCTTGAAGTACTCAGCTATTGCTCTCGCTGGAGAAAGGTTAACAGCCTTCCCAGGGAAGAACCTCAAGGTTTCGGGGTTGTGTAGGTCGAAGACGTAGAGCTCGTCGTAGTAGAGACCTATCTCCCTCATTATTGCCCTAACACTTATCGGCTCGCCCTCCTTGGTGACCCTATCCTGCCTTGAGTATGCCAAGTAAGGAACAACGGCCCTAAGCTTGGTGAACCCCCTCTCGCGGAGGGCATCACCGATGAGAAGGAGCTCGATGAGATTCTCGTCTTGGGGCTTAAAAGTGGACTGCACCACCAAAGCCTCATCGCCAGAGCCGAGGACTCTGACGTATTTTTCCCCATCTGGGAACTTCTTTATCTCAACCTCAACGAGTTCCCCGCCGAGAGCTCTAACCTCTTCCTCAAGGTGCCCCGCACCGCTTCCAACGACGATCATATCAATCACCTCGTAACCGTGAAATCTTGCCGTTTCCATGTTTAATCTCTGCTTTATAAACCCACCGTCATGCTAAAAGAACGGCAATTATTCCTGCCAGGAAGATGCCGTCGAAGGTTCCAGCACCGCCGATACTCACCATCGGTGCGCCGAGGTTCTTGATTTTATTCCAGTTCATCAAATCAGCGCCGATTAAAACTCCCATCGTTCCACTCGCGTAGGCCACCAGTGGGGGATTGCCGTCTCCCAAGAAAAGTGCCAGAATAACTGCCATTAGTGGTGGGAACAACATCGGCATCGCTATTCCAAGACCCTTAACCGGTTTTGCAACGGCGTTGCTGAACAGCGAGGCGATTGCTATGGCGACTAACGTGTTGAAGAGTAGCCCGAACTGGCCGAGGTAAATAGTCCTTAGCAGCCCGTATATGACGACGCTTAGAGGAACCAAGGCGCCGCCGACGTTTACCGCTATTATAACCTTTCGCTCCTCCCAATCGAAGTACGGAACTGGGTAGGGTATCCCAAAGAACCTGACCTCCCTCACCCTCAAGACGGGCTCGTGGGAGATCTTTTCAGCTATGGGGATGTTGATGAAGCTGCCAAAAAGGGCAAAGAGAAAGAGAGCATAGGCCACCTGCGGCGGGATTCCCAGCCTCTCAAAGGCGGCCGTAACGATGCTCGAGAAGAACACGAAGAGAATCACAAAGAGGAGGAACATCACGATAAGTACGGGAATCGAGACAGGCGGAACTATAAGGCGGCGGCTATTCATCTTCATCCACCCTCACGTTGGCCCAGACCTGGGCCCCTTTGGCAATGTATACCTTAATGGGCTTCTCAAACTTCTCTGCATTGCGGAGAACCCACGCGTAGAGGGCTTTTCCGTTTGAGTAATCCACTAGGAAATCCAAATCAACGAGATGCTTGTCCCTGTGCTCAGCGAGCTCTTCGGGTGTGAAAGGCCCGAGAACCTCGACGAGTTCAGCCTTTCCCAAAGCCCTTCCTCTGTTGAGAATGAGAATCTCACCCCTCACCTTGGTTCGAGACTTCCGTATCTCCCATGTCTTCTTCCCTTCAACGATTAAGCTCGCGAAGGGCTCCTTTACTATGAGACCTTTCTTGAGGTCCGGCTCCCCCATAGGCATCCAAAGGAATAGCGAAGCGGCAGTTTATAAAACCAACGTCAACCCTTGAAATTCCCAAAGAAAAGTGAACAATGAAAAACTTTAAGTTTACCTCACCGAACCCACTCTCTGGAGG
Coding sequences within:
- a CDS encoding MFS transporter, yielding MLKGYSRDAKILIGANAAGQLFLQFSIFIMPFYLAALGYDMAQMGTFFSIQTLVGGLFFLTAGQISLRLGYKKTLILSAILGLAGRLLQVLAINYYVLALGFFLVGANMGLRQPNFSALLSEEVSDEQRHHAFSISFGLGTLFNAVGVLIAGFAPDFLINSLGITEDIAYRLVVSLALLQFVLVIPALVIIHDVPVRNPKINWNRELVVKILKFSLPSALIGLGAGITIPYMSLYFKLRFGTTLTSISGVFFIQQLTMSLGSFGLPKLVERIGPVKVISLFQSTAAFLFIIFPSIETFLLAASLYILRSILMNIVWPINDSFMMGFFNTEEKATASGIRRAFSTFMRGSGNYLGGILFGMSLSYPFYATAFLYIVATAIFYSFFIKHNK
- a CDS encoding indolepyruvate oxidoreductase subunit beta; the encoded protein is MEFNLIITGVGGQGGLTLSRIIGNAAMKEGYNVRIGETLGMSQRYGSVLSYLRFGEEVYSPLIEEGNANLMLALEPAEALRNARFLGKESYAIINAHPIHTATTLVGKEKYPSLEEIEAALRRVCPVDVRNFQEEADKINPRTLGVLMLGYAYGKGLIPLKKESIMDGIRETLRERLWEINFKALKRGIELSR
- the lysS gene encoding lysine--tRNA ligase, whose protein sequence is MVHWADYMAEKIIQEMGDKEEYVVESGITPSGYVHIGNFREFFTAYIVGHALRDRGKKVRHIHIWDDYDRFRKVPKNVPSEWKEYLTMPVREVPDPWGCHDSYAEHFMSLFEEEVARMGIEVDFLYASDLYKSGEYAEDIRLALEKRGEIKAILDKYRERAKQPPLEESWQPVMVYCPKCRKEAEFVSWDGEWKVAYKCSHCGSEGETDIREGNVKLRWRVDWPMRWAHFGVDFEPAGKDHLAAGSSYDTGSEIMEKVFGKPAPLTLMYEFVGIKGQKGKMSGSKGNVILLSDLYEVLEPGIIRFIYAKHRPNKELKIDLGLGLLNLYDEFDKVERIYFGLGKAKNPEEEEELKRTYELSMPKVPKRLVAQAPFRFLVNLVQMPHLDESGIIEVLKKQGHLPDKLTEEDLERIRLRICLAKNWVEKYAPGNVKFSILKKVPELDLNQDILEAMEEVAAWLEAHEEFTVDELNNVIFDVAKKRNINSKEWFKALYNVFIGKDRGPRLASFLASLDRQFVIRRLRMEA
- a CDS encoding DUF366 family protein is translated as MELLVVTDKCIDYDGSAIQSHWAYRNFGILGNSLVVFRGKCDVKVEEMIDIEDLRAKKEIRSDDMVHYIIEVFDFPNVLLASTLQKLFIAKLCEVLGGYGIKTVRKGDDIYVNGKKLSISIATVSPVSIKIHIGINVEAKGIPKGIDAIGLKEIGINDVDGFMDRTGKALVEEFKKVKKDSLKVRWAS
- a CDS encoding ribose-phosphate diphosphokinase: MIVVGSGAGHLEEEVRALGGELVEVEIKKFPDGEKYVRVLGSGDEALVVQSTFKPQDENLIELLLIGDALRERGFTKLRAVVPYLAYSRQDRVTKEGEPISVRAIMREIGLYYDELYVFDLHNPETLRFFPGKAVNLSPARAIAEYFKDKLGDGVVLAPDKGARARARAVAEKLGLEYSHFEKKRVSPREVKMWPVDIDVVGKNVLIVDDIISTGGTMVKAANLLRARGAEKIFVAATHGVFAEGAIERVSRAVDELAVTNTIPTPVSRISIVPDILAL
- a CDS encoding DUF1614 domain-containing protein, with amino-acid sequence MNSRRLIVPPVSIPVLIVMFLLFVILFVFFSSIVTAAFERLGIPPQVAYALFLFALFGSFINIPIAEKISHEPVLRVREVRFFGIPYPVPYFDWEERKVIIAVNVGGALVPLSVVIYGLLRTIYLGQFGLLFNTLVAIAIASLFSNAVAKPVKGLGIAMPMLFPPLMAVILALFLGDGNPPLVAYASGTMGVLIGADLMNWNKIKNLGAPMVSIGGAGTFDGIFLAGIIAVLLA
- a CDS encoding ASCH domain-containing protein; protein product: MPMGEPDLKKGLIVKEPFASLIVEGKKTWEIRKSRTKVRGEILILNRGRALGKAELVEVLGPFTPEELAEHRDKHLVDLDFLVDYSNGKALYAWVLRNAEKFEKPIKVYIAKGAQVWANVRVDEDE